In Pan troglodytes isolate AG18354 chromosome 21, NHGRI_mPanTro3-v2.0_pri, whole genome shotgun sequence, one genomic interval encodes:
- the ADNP gene encoding activity-dependent neuroprotector homeobox protein isoform X1 produces the protein MFQLPVNNLGSLRKARKTVKKILSDIGLEYCKEHIEDFKQFEPNDFYLKNTTWEDVGLWDPSLTKNQDYRTKPFCCSACPFSSKFFSAYKSHFRNVHSEDFENRILLNCPYCTFNADKKTLETHIKIFHAPNASAPSSSLSTFKDKNKNDGLKPKQADSVEQAVYYCKKCTYRDPLYEIVRKHIYREHFQHVAAPYIAKAGEKSLNGAVPLGSNAREESSIHCKRCLFMPKSYEALVQHVIEDHERIGYQVTAMIGHTNVVVPRSKPLMLIAPKPQDKKSMGLPPRIGSLASGNVRSLPSQQMVNRLSIPKPNLNSTGVNMMSSVHLQQNNYGVKSVGQGYSVGQSMRLGLGGNAPVSIPQQSQSVKQLLPSGNGRSYGLGSEQRSQAPARYSLQSANASSLSSGQLKSPSLSQSQASRVLGQSSSKPAAAATGPPPGNTSSTQKWKICTICNELFPENVYSVHFEKEHKAEKVPAVANYIMKIHNFTSKCLYCNRYLPTDTLLNHMLIHGLSCPYCRSTFNDVEKMAAHMRMVHIDEEMGPKTDSTLSFDLTLQQGSHTNIHLLVTTYNLRDAPAESVAYHAQNNPPVPPKPQPKVQEKADIPVKSSPQAAVPYKKDVGKTLCPLCFSILKGPISDALAHHLRERHQVIQTVHPVEKKLTYKCIHCLGVYTSNMTASTITLHLVHCRGVGKTQNGQDKTNAPSRLNQSPSLAPVKRTYEQMEFPLLKKRKLDDDSDSPSFFEEKPEEPVVLALDPKGHEDDSYEARKSFLTKYFNKQPYPTRREIEKLAASLWLWKSDIASHFSNKRKKCVRDCEKYKPGVLLGFNMKELNKVKHEMDFDAEWLFENHDEKDSRVNASKTADKKLNLGKEDDSSSDSFENLEEESNESGSPFDPVFEVEPKISSDNPEEHVLKVIPEDALESEEKLDQKEDGSKYETIHLTEEPTKLMHNASDSEVDQDDVVEWKDGASPSESGPGSQQVSDFEDNTCEMKPGTWSDESSQSEDARSSKPAAKKKATMQGNREQLKWKNSSYGKVEGFWSKDQSQWKNASENDERLSNPQIEWQNSTIDSEDGEQFDNMTDGVAEPMHGSLAGVKLSSQQA, from the exons ATGTTCCAACTTCCTGTCAACAATCTTGGCAGTTTAAGAAAAGCCCggaaaactgtgaaaaaaatacTTAGTGACATTGGGTTGGAATACTGTAAAGAACATATAGAA GATTTTAAACAATTTGAACCTAATgacttttatttgaaaaacactACATGGGAGGATGTAGGACTGTGGGACCCATCGCTTACGAAAAACCAG GACTATCGGACAAAACCTTTCTGCTGCAGCGCTTGTCCATTTTCCTCAAAATTCTTCTCTGCCTACAAAAGTCATTTCCGCAATGTCCATAGTGAAGACTTTGAAAATAGGATTCTCCTTAATTGCCCCTACTGTACCTTCAATGCAGACAAAAAGACTTTGGAAacacacattaaaatatttcatgctcCGAACGCCAGCGCACCAAGTAGCAGCCTCAGCACtttcaaagataaaaacaaaaatgatggcCTTAAACCTAAGCAGGCTGACAGTGTAGAGCAAGCTGTTTATTACTGTAAGAAGTGCACTTACCGAGATCCTCTTTATGAAATAGTTAGGAAGCACATTTACAGGGAACATTTTCAGCATGTGGCAGCACCTTACATAgcaaaggcaggagaaaaatCACTCAATGGGGCAGTCCCCTTAGGCTCAAATGCCCGAGAAGAGAGTAGTATTCACTGCAAGCGATGCCTTTTCATGCCAAAGTCCTATGAAGCTTTGGTACAGCATGTCATCGAAGACCATGAACGTATAGGCTATCAGGTCACTGCCATGATTGGGCACACAAATGTAGTGGTTCCCCGATCCAAACCCTTGATGCTAATTGCTCCCAAACCTCAAGACAAGAAGAGCATGGGACTCCCACCAAGAATCGGTTCCCTTGCTTCTGGAAATGTCCGGTCTTTACCATCACAGCAGATGGTGAATCGACTCTCAATACCAAAGCCTAACTTAAATTCTACAGGAGTCAACATGATGTCCAGTGTTCATCTGCAGCAGAACAACTATGGAGTCAAATCTGTAGGCCAGGGTTACAGTGTTGGTCAGTCAATGAGACTGGGTCTAGGTGGCAACGCACCAGTTTCCATTCCTCAACAATCTCAGTCTGTAAAGCAGTTACTTCCAAGTGGAAATGGAAGGTCTTATGGGCTTGGGTCAGAGCAGAGGTCCCAGGCACCAGCAAGATACTCCCTGCAGTCTGCTAATGCCTCTTCTCTCTCATCGGGCCAGTTAaagtctccttccctctctcagtCACAGGCATCCAGAGTGTTAGGTCAGTCCAGTTCCAAACCTGCTGCAGCTGCCACAGGCCCTCCCCCAGGTAACACTTCCTCAACTCAAAAGTGGAAAATATGTACAATCTGTAATGAGCTTTTTCCTGAAAATGTCTATAGTGTGCACTTCGAAAAAGAACATAAAGCTGAGAAAGTCCCAGCAGTAGCCAACTACATTATGAAAATACACAATTTTACTAGCAAATGCCTCTACTGTAATCGCTATTTACCCACAGATACCCTGCTCAACCATATGTTAATTCATGGTCTGTCTTGTCCATATTGCCGTTCAACTTTCAATGATGTGGAAAAGATGGCCGCACACATGCGGATGGTTCACATTGATGAAGAGATGGGACCTAAAACAGATTCTACTTTGAGTTTTGATTTGACATTGCAGCAGGGTAGTCACACTAACATCCATCTCCTGGTAACTACATACAATCTGAGGGATGCCCCAGCTGAATCTGTTGCTTACCATGCCCAAAATAATCCTCCAGTTCCTCCAAAGCCACAGCCAAAAGTTCAGGAAAAGGCAGATATCCCTGTAAAAAGTTCACCTCAAGCTGCAGTGCCCTATAAAAAAGATGTTGGGAAAACCCTTTGTCCTCTTTGCTTTTCAATCCTAAAAGGACCCATATCTGATGCACTTGCACATCACTTACGAGAGAGGCACCAAGTTATTCAGACGGTTCATCCAGTTGAGAAAAAGCTCACCTACAAATGTATCCATTGCCTTGGTGTGTATACCAGCAACATGACCGCCTCAACTATCACTCTGCATCTAGTTCACTGCAGGGGTGTTGGAAAGACCCAAAATGGCCAGGATAAGACAAATGCACCCTCTCGGCTTAATCAGTCTCCAAGTCTGGCACCTGTGAAGCGCACTTATGAGCAAATGGAATTTCCCTTACTGAAAAAACGAAAGTTAGATGATGATAGTGATTCACCCAGCTTCTTTGAAGAGAAGCCTGAAGAGCCTGTTGTTTTAGCTTTAGACCCCAAGGGTCATGAAGATGATTCCTATGAAGCCAGGAAAAGCTTTCTAACAAAGTATTTCAACAAACAGCCCTATCCCACCAGGAGAGAAATTGAGAAGCTAGCAGCCAGTTTATGGTTATGGAAGAGTGACATCGCTTCCCATTTTAGTAACAAAAGGAAGAAGTGTGTCCGTGATTGTGAAAAGTACAAGCCTGGCGTGTTGCTGGGGTTTAACatgaaagaattaaataaagTCAAGCATGAGATGGATTTTGATGCTGAGTGGCTATTTGAAAATCATGATGAGAAGGATTCCAGAGTCAATGCTAGTAAGACTGCTGACAAAAAGCTCAACCTTGGGAAGGAAGATGACAGTTCCTCAGACAGTTTTGAAAATTTGGAAGAAGAATCCAATGAAAGTGGTAGCCCTTTTGACCCTGTTTTTGAAGTTGAACCTAAAATCTCTAGCGATAACCCAGAGGAACATGTACTGAAGGTAATTCCTGAGGATGCTTTAGAATCTGAGGAGAAGCTAGACCAAAAAGAGGATGGTTCAAAATACGAAACTATTCATTTGACTGAGGAACCAACCAAACTAATGCACAATGCATCTGATAGTGAGGTTGACCAAGACGATGTTGTTGAGTGGAAAGACGGTGCTTCTCCATCTGAGAGTGGGCCTGGATCCCAACAAGTGTCAGACTTTGAGGACAATACCTGCGAAATGAAACCAGGAACCTGGTCTGACGAGTCTTCCCAAAGCGAAGATGCAAGGAGCAGTAAGCCAGCTGCCAAAAAAAAGGCTACCATGCAAGGTAACAGAGAGCAGTTGAAATGGAAGAATAGTTCCTATGGAAAAGTTGAAGGGTTTTGGTCTAAGGACCAGTCACAGTGGAAGAATGCATCTGAGAATGATGAGCGCTTATCTAACCCCCAGATTGAGTGGCAGAATAGCACAATTGACAGTGAGGATGGGGAACAGTTTGACAACATGACTGATGGAGTAGCTGAGCCCATGCATGGCAGCTTAGCCGGAGTTAAACTGAGCAGCCAACAGGCCTAA
- the ADNP gene encoding activity-dependent neuroprotector homeobox protein isoform X2 has translation MPKSYEALVQHVIEDHERIGYQVTAMIGHTNVVVPRSKPLMLIAPKPQDKKSMGLPPRIGSLASGNVRSLPSQQMVNRLSIPKPNLNSTGVNMMSSVHLQQNNYGVKSVGQGYSVGQSMRLGLGGNAPVSIPQQSQSVKQLLPSGNGRSYGLGSEQRSQAPARYSLQSANASSLSSGQLKSPSLSQSQASRVLGQSSSKPAAAATGPPPGNTSSTQKWKICTICNELFPENVYSVHFEKEHKAEKVPAVANYIMKIHNFTSKCLYCNRYLPTDTLLNHMLIHGLSCPYCRSTFNDVEKMAAHMRMVHIDEEMGPKTDSTLSFDLTLQQGSHTNIHLLVTTYNLRDAPAESVAYHAQNNPPVPPKPQPKVQEKADIPVKSSPQAAVPYKKDVGKTLCPLCFSILKGPISDALAHHLRERHQVIQTVHPVEKKLTYKCIHCLGVYTSNMTASTITLHLVHCRGVGKTQNGQDKTNAPSRLNQSPSLAPVKRTYEQMEFPLLKKRKLDDDSDSPSFFEEKPEEPVVLALDPKGHEDDSYEARKSFLTKYFNKQPYPTRREIEKLAASLWLWKSDIASHFSNKRKKCVRDCEKYKPGVLLGFNMKELNKVKHEMDFDAEWLFENHDEKDSRVNASKTADKKLNLGKEDDSSSDSFENLEEESNESGSPFDPVFEVEPKISSDNPEEHVLKVIPEDALESEEKLDQKEDGSKYETIHLTEEPTKLMHNASDSEVDQDDVVEWKDGASPSESGPGSQQVSDFEDNTCEMKPGTWSDESSQSEDARSSKPAAKKKATMQGNREQLKWKNSSYGKVEGFWSKDQSQWKNASENDERLSNPQIEWQNSTIDSEDGEQFDNMTDGVAEPMHGSLAGVKLSSQQA, from the coding sequence ATGCCAAAGTCCTATGAAGCTTTGGTACAGCATGTCATCGAAGACCATGAACGTATAGGCTATCAGGTCACTGCCATGATTGGGCACACAAATGTAGTGGTTCCCCGATCCAAACCCTTGATGCTAATTGCTCCCAAACCTCAAGACAAGAAGAGCATGGGACTCCCACCAAGAATCGGTTCCCTTGCTTCTGGAAATGTCCGGTCTTTACCATCACAGCAGATGGTGAATCGACTCTCAATACCAAAGCCTAACTTAAATTCTACAGGAGTCAACATGATGTCCAGTGTTCATCTGCAGCAGAACAACTATGGAGTCAAATCTGTAGGCCAGGGTTACAGTGTTGGTCAGTCAATGAGACTGGGTCTAGGTGGCAACGCACCAGTTTCCATTCCTCAACAATCTCAGTCTGTAAAGCAGTTACTTCCAAGTGGAAATGGAAGGTCTTATGGGCTTGGGTCAGAGCAGAGGTCCCAGGCACCAGCAAGATACTCCCTGCAGTCTGCTAATGCCTCTTCTCTCTCATCGGGCCAGTTAaagtctccttccctctctcagtCACAGGCATCCAGAGTGTTAGGTCAGTCCAGTTCCAAACCTGCTGCAGCTGCCACAGGCCCTCCCCCAGGTAACACTTCCTCAACTCAAAAGTGGAAAATATGTACAATCTGTAATGAGCTTTTTCCTGAAAATGTCTATAGTGTGCACTTCGAAAAAGAACATAAAGCTGAGAAAGTCCCAGCAGTAGCCAACTACATTATGAAAATACACAATTTTACTAGCAAATGCCTCTACTGTAATCGCTATTTACCCACAGATACCCTGCTCAACCATATGTTAATTCATGGTCTGTCTTGTCCATATTGCCGTTCAACTTTCAATGATGTGGAAAAGATGGCCGCACACATGCGGATGGTTCACATTGATGAAGAGATGGGACCTAAAACAGATTCTACTTTGAGTTTTGATTTGACATTGCAGCAGGGTAGTCACACTAACATCCATCTCCTGGTAACTACATACAATCTGAGGGATGCCCCAGCTGAATCTGTTGCTTACCATGCCCAAAATAATCCTCCAGTTCCTCCAAAGCCACAGCCAAAAGTTCAGGAAAAGGCAGATATCCCTGTAAAAAGTTCACCTCAAGCTGCAGTGCCCTATAAAAAAGATGTTGGGAAAACCCTTTGTCCTCTTTGCTTTTCAATCCTAAAAGGACCCATATCTGATGCACTTGCACATCACTTACGAGAGAGGCACCAAGTTATTCAGACGGTTCATCCAGTTGAGAAAAAGCTCACCTACAAATGTATCCATTGCCTTGGTGTGTATACCAGCAACATGACCGCCTCAACTATCACTCTGCATCTAGTTCACTGCAGGGGTGTTGGAAAGACCCAAAATGGCCAGGATAAGACAAATGCACCCTCTCGGCTTAATCAGTCTCCAAGTCTGGCACCTGTGAAGCGCACTTATGAGCAAATGGAATTTCCCTTACTGAAAAAACGAAAGTTAGATGATGATAGTGATTCACCCAGCTTCTTTGAAGAGAAGCCTGAAGAGCCTGTTGTTTTAGCTTTAGACCCCAAGGGTCATGAAGATGATTCCTATGAAGCCAGGAAAAGCTTTCTAACAAAGTATTTCAACAAACAGCCCTATCCCACCAGGAGAGAAATTGAGAAGCTAGCAGCCAGTTTATGGTTATGGAAGAGTGACATCGCTTCCCATTTTAGTAACAAAAGGAAGAAGTGTGTCCGTGATTGTGAAAAGTACAAGCCTGGCGTGTTGCTGGGGTTTAACatgaaagaattaaataaagTCAAGCATGAGATGGATTTTGATGCTGAGTGGCTATTTGAAAATCATGATGAGAAGGATTCCAGAGTCAATGCTAGTAAGACTGCTGACAAAAAGCTCAACCTTGGGAAGGAAGATGACAGTTCCTCAGACAGTTTTGAAAATTTGGAAGAAGAATCCAATGAAAGTGGTAGCCCTTTTGACCCTGTTTTTGAAGTTGAACCTAAAATCTCTAGCGATAACCCAGAGGAACATGTACTGAAGGTAATTCCTGAGGATGCTTTAGAATCTGAGGAGAAGCTAGACCAAAAAGAGGATGGTTCAAAATACGAAACTATTCATTTGACTGAGGAACCAACCAAACTAATGCACAATGCATCTGATAGTGAGGTTGACCAAGACGATGTTGTTGAGTGGAAAGACGGTGCTTCTCCATCTGAGAGTGGGCCTGGATCCCAACAAGTGTCAGACTTTGAGGACAATACCTGCGAAATGAAACCAGGAACCTGGTCTGACGAGTCTTCCCAAAGCGAAGATGCAAGGAGCAGTAAGCCAGCTGCCAAAAAAAAGGCTACCATGCAAGGTAACAGAGAGCAGTTGAAATGGAAGAATAGTTCCTATGGAAAAGTTGAAGGGTTTTGGTCTAAGGACCAGTCACAGTGGAAGAATGCATCTGAGAATGATGAGCGCTTATCTAACCCCCAGATTGAGTGGCAGAATAGCACAATTGACAGTGAGGATGGGGAACAGTTTGACAACATGACTGATGGAGTAGCTGAGCCCATGCATGGCAGCTTAGCCGGAGTTAAACTGAGCAGCCAACAGGCCTAA